The Methanocalculus natronophilus genome has a segment encoding these proteins:
- a CDS encoding SAM-dependent methyltransferase — protein sequence MTSEDYIEVTQDYYNGAIHEMYRECWGGENHHLGIFDETDDFYEAAIRANENLVSRLSITPDTVILDVGSGFCGLPRYIAKNTGCRMVYGLNLSQKENEYARAKNADEGLAERIRVVDGDYNNMPFDENTFDILVSQDAMLHSPDKGRLVAECARVLKPGGCFVFSDILEMDTLSREEAERVYARVKTPNIATRDLYREKLEDAGFEILEIQDLGSANLARSYQEVHDIVEKKRNYLVNEKGAPAEIIDGALEGLRFWVAKGYEDKIGWGLFVARLRG from the coding sequence ATGACATCAGAAGATTATATCGAAGTCACCCAGGACTACTATAATGGCGCTATTCACGAGATGTATAGAGAATGCTGGGGTGGCGAGAACCATCATCTCGGTATCTTTGATGAGACTGATGATTTTTACGAGGCAGCAATCAGGGCCAATGAGAACCTGGTAAGCAGGCTTTCTATCACCCCGGACACGGTAATCCTTGATGTCGGGAGCGGGTTCTGCGGCCTGCCCCGGTATATCGCAAAGAACACCGGTTGCAGGATGGTATACGGACTCAATCTCTCGCAGAAAGAGAACGAGTACGCCAGGGCAAAAAATGCAGACGAGGGTCTTGCAGAGAGGATCAGGGTAGTCGACGGGGATTACAACAACATGCCGTTTGATGAGAACACCTTTGACATTCTGGTGAGCCAGGATGCCATGCTTCACAGCCCGGATAAGGGCAGGCTTGTTGCAGAATGTGCACGTGTTCTCAAGCCAGGCGGCTGTTTTGTCTTTTCAGATATCCTTGAGATGGATACCCTCAGCCGGGAAGAGGCAGAGCGGGTCTATGCACGGGTGAAAACACCAAATATAGCAACCCGGGATCTCTATCGCGAGAAGCTTGAGGATGCTGGCTTTGAGATCCTGGAGATCCAGGATCTCGGGAGTGCGAACCTGGCAAGATCCTACCAGGAAGTCCATGATATTGTCGAGAAGAAACGGAATTATCTCGTCAATGAGAAAGGCGCTCCTGCCGAAATCATTGATGGTGCACTTGAAGGGCTCCGCTTCTGGGTTGCGAAAGGCTATGAAGATAAGATCGGCTGGGGCCTCTTCGTCGCCCGTCTCCGCGGGTAG
- a CDS encoding PaaI family thioesterase: protein MSQTEDAERFFAADTFSRENGIVLEEAGIGRAVVSMDIQGRHRNSHGTVHGGALFTLADTAFALASNSHGIPAAAINAHISYLTAAREGKLRAVAEEFTKNPKLASYTVIITDEEDTKIAIFQGMVYRKTQAP, encoded by the coding sequence ATGTCACAAACAGAAGATGCTGAGCGTTTCTTTGCTGCAGATACCTTTTCACGGGAGAACGGGATTGTCCTCGAGGAGGCGGGCATTGGCCGGGCAGTTGTCTCGATGGATATCCAGGGCAGGCACAGAAACAGCCATGGAACAGTCCACGGGGGCGCCCTCTTTACGCTTGCTGACACGGCTTTCGCCCTTGCCTCGAATTCTCATGGCATACCGGCAGCGGCAATCAATGCACATATCTCCTACCTGACCGCCGCCCGTGAAGGAAAACTGAGGGCTGTTGCAGAGGAGTTTACAAAAAACCCAAAGCTTGCTTCCTATACTGTCATCATCACCGATGAAGAGGATACAAAGATCGCCATCTTCCAGGGCATGGTCTACCGGAAGACGCAGGCTCCATAA
- a CDS encoding coenzyme F420-0:L-glutamate ligase, whose protein sequence is MFTLPDYVGPCAFGIKMGVIVPGTDLQAMLLEEISKMDEDGMIEDGDVLAITESIVARAQSNFVKIDDIAKEIRELLSLSPDGKVGVVFPIASRNRFSFILKSIARAVPDGEVIVCLSYPDDEVGNQIIPPEVATELDRTYAGLIRSSDIGGDYTHPLTGVNYITLYESIIREAGAEPTVILCNDPKKIAAFNPDAVIAADIHTREKTKAAIAAVAPACCTLQDICSSTETPPGSEWGLLGSNMSSEDRLKLAPYHADQFACSLQEAVLRKTRKQLEIIVYGDGAYKDPFSGIYELADPITTFGATPGIGEGLREGFKMKYLVDQFHAEGRSEEEITTLLEEEYKRAREIHSIECEGTTPRRMKDILASLADLVSGSADAGTPMILIKGIFSKA, encoded by the coding sequence ATGTTTACACTACCCGATTATGTAGGGCCGTGCGCCTTTGGCATTAAGATGGGAGTTATCGTCCCCGGAACAGATCTCCAGGCGATGCTCCTTGAAGAGATCAGCAAAATGGATGAAGACGGGATGATTGAGGATGGTGACGTCCTTGCAATCACCGAATCGATTGTTGCCCGTGCACAGAGCAATTTTGTCAAAATAGACGATATTGCGAAAGAGATCCGAGAGCTCCTCTCTCTCAGCCCTGATGGGAAGGTGGGAGTCGTCTTCCCTATCGCGAGCCGGAACCGGTTCTCCTTCATCCTCAAGAGTATCGCACGGGCTGTACCGGATGGTGAGGTGATCGTCTGCCTCTCCTATCCCGATGACGAAGTCGGCAACCAGATCATCCCCCCCGAAGTGGCAACAGAGCTTGACCGGACGTATGCCGGACTGATCAGGTCCAGTGATATTGGCGGGGATTATACCCACCCCCTGACCGGTGTAAACTACATTACCCTCTACGAGTCGATCATCCGCGAAGCCGGAGCAGAGCCCACGGTCATACTCTGTAATGATCCGAAAAAGATTGCAGCCTTCAACCCCGATGCAGTGATCGCAGCCGACATTCATACACGGGAGAAGACAAAGGCGGCCATTGCAGCAGTGGCTCCAGCCTGCTGTACACTCCAGGACATCTGCAGCTCCACTGAGACGCCGCCTGGCTCTGAGTGGGGACTCCTTGGGAGCAACATGTCCTCTGAAGACAGGTTGAAACTGGCACCCTACCATGCAGACCAGTTTGCCTGCTCTCTTCAGGAGGCTGTCCTGAGGAAGACCCGCAAGCAGCTTGAGATCATCGTCTATGGCGATGGAGCCTACAAAGATCCTTTCAGCGGCATATACGAGCTTGCTGACCCGATCACAACCTTCGGCGCAACACCGGGGATTGGTGAAGGGCTGCGGGAAGGATTCAAAATGAAGTACCTTGTTGACCAGTTCCATGCTGAAGGACGGTCAGAAGAGGAGATTACAACGCTTCTCGAAGAAGAATATAAACGGGCACGAGAGATCCATTCAATTGAGTGTGAGGGAACAACACCACGGAGAATGAAGGATATTCTCGCAAGCCTTGCTGATCTCGTCAGTGGTTCAGCCGATGCCGGCACCCCGATGATCCTGATTAAAGGGATCTTTTCGAAAGCCTGA
- a CDS encoding adenosylhomocysteinase: MHTGEEKIRWAEQYMPVLRQIRERFIKEQPLKGVVIGMALHVEAKTAVLTRTLAAGGAEVHITGCNPLSTQDDVAEALNDGAIACYAIRGCTNEEYYDGIDKVLDARPTITIDDGMDLIHHLHTGRRDILPGILGGCEETTTGIHRLKAMAGEGKLEFPVIAVNDTPMKHYFDNVHGTGESSLTAIMATTNILIAGKHVVVAGYGYCGRGLATKARALGARVIVTEIDPRRALQAHFDGFEVMTMQEAAAVGELFVTTTGNVGILKEAEFALMRDGAILSNAGHFNVEIDCVWLENNADDIRRRDGIDSYVLGDKTIHVLAEGRLVNLAVPKGMGHPIEVMDLSFAVQALSTEYMVKHGTSLAPGVHDVPNEMDEDIARIKLASLGCSIDTLTPEQAEYMSSWDIGT, encoded by the coding sequence ATGCATACCGGAGAAGAAAAGATTCGTTGGGCTGAGCAGTATATGCCTGTTCTCAGGCAGATACGCGAGCGTTTTATAAAGGAACAGCCATTGAAAGGGGTCGTCATCGGCATGGCGCTCCATGTTGAAGCAAAGACTGCCGTGCTCACACGGACACTCGCAGCAGGCGGTGCAGAGGTGCATATCACCGGCTGCAACCCGCTCTCGACACAGGATGATGTGGCAGAAGCACTCAATGACGGTGCTATTGCCTGTTATGCCATACGCGGCTGCACAAACGAGGAGTATTACGATGGTATCGACAAGGTGCTCGATGCCCGTCCGACAATAACAATTGATGATGGAATGGATCTCATCCACCACCTTCACACAGGCAGACGGGACATCCTCCCCGGCATCCTCGGCGGGTGTGAAGAGACAACAACCGGCATTCACCGGCTCAAAGCTATGGCCGGGGAAGGAAAACTCGAATTCCCGGTTATTGCCGTCAATGACACGCCCATGAAACATTACTTCGATAATGTCCATGGGACAGGCGAGAGTTCGCTCACCGCGATCATGGCAACGACAAATATCCTGATCGCAGGAAAGCATGTTGTCGTTGCCGGGTATGGCTACTGCGGCCGCGGACTTGCCACGAAAGCCCGGGCACTCGGAGCACGGGTGATCGTGACCGAGATCGATCCCCGCCGTGCCCTCCAGGCACACTTCGATGGATTCGAGGTGATGACAATGCAGGAAGCTGCAGCTGTTGGCGAACTCTTCGTCACCACCACCGGTAATGTCGGTATCCTGAAAGAAGCCGAGTTTGCCCTGATGCGTGACGGGGCAATCCTCTCCAATGCAGGCCACTTCAATGTCGAGATCGACTGTGTTTGGCTTGAGAATAATGCAGATGATATCAGGCGCCGTGATGGTATCGACAGCTACGTCCTCGGTGACAAAACAATCCATGTGCTGGCAGAAGGCCGCCTTGTGAACCTTGCTGTTCCAAAGGGAATGGGCCATCCGATTGAGGTGATGGATCTCTCCTTTGCTGTCCAGGCACTCTCGACAGAATATATGGTAAAGCACGGCACGTCCCTTGCTCCGGGTGTCCATGACGTACCAAACGAGATGGATGAGGATATTGCACGTATCAAGCTTGCATCTCTTGGATGCTCAATTGATACACTCACCCCCGAGCAGGCGGAGTATATGTCCTCGTGGGATATCGGAACATAG
- a CDS encoding methionine adenosyltransferase, whose product MKRNIAIVSLDQTPIEEQQIELVERKCIGHPDSIADGVAEAVSRALCREYDERCDGILHHNTDQGEVVAGASLPAFGGGKIVRPIYLLLTGRATKEFNGTVIPADSVSVEAARNYLAETLPTLNMERDIIVDCRMGDGSTDLRDVFKPDGASSIPRANDTSFGVGHAPFSEVEQIIRAMDQQIADNLRPKHPMIGYDIKIMGLRNGEDMTFTIASAMVDRYCSSLDDYRNMTAIMQEELEAVARKLTSRKVEVAVNTADDLANESIFLTVNGTSAEMGDDGSVGRGNRINGLITPHRPMSMEAASGKNPINHIGKIYNLLSTEIAQEACTRVDGITEMYVRLLSQIGKPIDQPLIASVQIIPEAGADFTSVSREVEEIVNGKLTDIRSVTEKVIKGELKTF is encoded by the coding sequence ATGAAACGAAATATAGCTATTGTATCACTTGACCAGACACCAATTGAAGAGCAGCAGATCGAACTTGTCGAGCGGAAATGTATCGGCCATCCAGACAGCATCGCTGATGGCGTTGCCGAAGCAGTCAGCCGTGCACTCTGCAGGGAATATGATGAACGCTGTGATGGTATTCTCCACCACAACACCGACCAGGGCGAGGTTGTTGCCGGTGCATCGCTCCCTGCATTTGGCGGCGGAAAGATTGTCAGGCCCATATACCTCCTTCTGACAGGCAGGGCAACAAAAGAGTTCAATGGAACAGTCATCCCTGCGGATTCCGTTTCTGTTGAAGCAGCACGCAACTACCTTGCAGAGACCCTTCCCACCCTGAACATGGAACGCGACATCATCGTCGACTGCAGGATGGGCGATGGATCAACTGATCTTCGTGATGTCTTCAAGCCTGACGGGGCATCCAGCATCCCACGGGCCAACGACACCTCGTTTGGCGTTGGCCATGCACCATTCTCTGAGGTTGAGCAGATAATCCGTGCCATGGATCAGCAGATAGCAGACAACCTGCGTCCAAAACACCCGATGATCGGGTATGACATCAAGATCATGGGTCTTCGAAACGGTGAGGATATGACATTCACAATCGCCTCGGCAATGGTCGACCGGTACTGTTCGTCGCTTGACGACTATCGCAACATGACTGCCATCATGCAGGAAGAGCTCGAGGCTGTTGCACGAAAACTTACCAGCAGGAAGGTTGAGGTTGCCGTCAATACAGCCGATGACCTCGCCAATGAAAGCATCTTCCTGACCGTGAACGGCACCTCCGCCGAGATGGGTGACGACGGATCTGTTGGCAGGGGCAACCGGATCAACGGACTCATCACCCCACACCGGCCGATGAGCATGGAAGCAGCGAGCGGGAAGAACCCGATCAACCATATTGGCAAGATCTACAACCTTCTCTCTACTGAAATCGCCCAGGAGGCGTGCACCAGGGTTGATGGGATCACCGAGATGTACGTCAGGCTCCTCTCCCAGATCGGCAAGCCGATTGACCAGCCACTCATTGCAAGCGTCCAGATTATCCCCGAGGCTGGTGCTGACTTCACCTCAGTCTCCCGTGAAGTCGAAGAGATCGTCAACGGGAAGCTTACAGATATCAGGAGTGTCACCGAGAAAGTCATCAAGGGCGAACTCAAAACCTTCTGA
- a CDS encoding HEAT repeat domain-containing protein: MNDLREKIEQLKDADPDIRSEAAGKLGRMREPQAVESLLEALRDTEAGVRRRAMKALGNIRDQRAVHDLIAGLEDDARNVRREAAKALGKIRDPQAIGPLINATNDTSASVREAAVQALGKIRTQQAVEPVTAALKDTSAEVREAAAKALGAIRSQRAVSQLTGALGDSSADVRQAAAKALGRIGGSEAVDELTTALKDSSKKVRKRSEKALKKIRR; encoded by the coding sequence ATGAATGATCTGCGGGAAAAGATTGAACAACTCAAAGATGCCGATCCCGATATCCGGAGTGAGGCAGCAGGAAAGCTTGGCAGAATGCGGGAACCTCAGGCGGTTGAGAGCCTCCTTGAAGCTCTCAGGGATACAGAGGCAGGCGTTCGAAGGCGGGCCATGAAAGCTCTTGGAAATATCCGGGATCAGCGTGCAGTTCACGACCTGATTGCCGGCCTGGAGGACGATGCCAGAAATGTACGAAGAGAAGCAGCAAAGGCACTTGGGAAGATCCGTGATCCACAGGCGATCGGCCCGCTTATAAACGCAACCAACGACACATCAGCATCTGTCCGTGAGGCAGCCGTTCAGGCACTCGGAAAGATCCGAACCCAGCAGGCAGTTGAACCAGTCACCGCCGCATTGAAGGATACGTCTGCAGAGGTACGGGAAGCGGCCGCAAAGGCGCTTGGTGCGATCCGATCCCAACGTGCGGTCAGCCAGCTCACTGGTGCACTCGGGGACTCCTCAGCAGATGTACGGCAGGCAGCAGCAAAGGCACTCGGACGAATCGGTGGCAGTGAAGCAGTTGACGAACTCACTACTGCACTGAAAGACTCCTCAAAGAAGGTTCGGAAGCGTTCAGAAAAAGCCCTGAAAAAGATACGGCGATAA
- a CDS encoding glycine betaine ABC transporter substrate-binding protein has translation MNRQRICISAIIGVLVLATLLVAGCVGEDPAEQKKEISIGYVTWDCAIASTHVIEQVFEQAGYDVEIVAVDAGPLYAALANGDVDFTTNAWLPHIHQHFWEEYGERIDYVNANIKGNGRHGIVVPAYVTIDSIEEMNDYADKFDNRIIGVEPGAGVMTMTENAIENYDLDFELVASSSAGMAAALRSSINDEEWIAVTGWSPHWKFGRFDLKFLDDPEKDYGEFDDIVTLARMGLKEDDPTAYGILERFEWTADDIASVMTDIESGMPEDEAAATWINANQATVDAWIGN, from the coding sequence ATGAATCGTCAACGTATATGTATTTCCGCTATCATTGGCGTCCTCGTCCTTGCCACACTGCTTGTTGCAGGATGTGTCGGCGAGGACCCGGCAGAGCAAAAGAAAGAGATCTCAATTGGATACGTCACCTGGGACTGTGCGATAGCCAGCACCCATGTCATCGAACAGGTCTTTGAACAGGCAGGATATGATGTCGAGATTGTTGCAGTCGATGCAGGGCCGCTCTATGCCGCACTCGCAAACGGTGATGTCGACTTCACGACAAATGCCTGGCTCCCGCATATTCACCAGCACTTCTGGGAAGAGTATGGAGAGAGAATTGATTATGTCAACGCGAATATCAAAGGGAACGGCAGACACGGGATTGTTGTCCCTGCATACGTCACCATCGACTCAATCGAAGAGATGAACGACTATGCCGACAAATTTGATAACCGAATCATCGGCGTTGAACCTGGTGCAGGTGTCATGACCATGACAGAGAATGCGATTGAAAATTATGATCTTGATTTTGAGCTCGTCGCAAGCAGCAGTGCAGGCATGGCAGCCGCACTCAGATCATCAATCAATGATGAGGAATGGATCGCCGTAACCGGATGGAGCCCCCACTGGAAGTTCGGCCGGTTCGACCTGAAGTTCCTTGACGATCCAGAGAAAGATTACGGAGAATTTGACGACATTGTCACCCTTGCCAGGATGGGTCTCAAAGAGGATGATCCCACTGCGTATGGAATCCTTGAGCGGTTCGAGTGGACTGCTGACGATATTGCGTCTGTCATGACCGATATAGAGTCCGGCATGCCCGAAGACGAGGCAGCAGCAACGTGGATCAACGCCAACCAGGCAACAGTCGATGCATGGATTGGCAACTAA